The following coding sequences lie in one Sorex araneus isolate mSorAra2 chromosome 4, mSorAra2.pri, whole genome shotgun sequence genomic window:
- the PPP1R35 gene encoding protein phosphatase 1 regulatory subunit 35, whose translation MTGCGKSELESMKGTEAVAAPGRPPEPRAPDPEAPVPEPGLDLSLSSSPSPQPASPEPPSCSAPRRKGRAARRGGARKGRQVRFRLAPASPGRPDASSEEPAAQELGAPVQQSSLALGLELQAARAAAGGQFDAAKAVEEQLRKSFQTRCGLEESVAEGLNVPRSRRLFRDLVSLQVPEDQVLHAALRDKLALLPHARAPPPKEPPAPGPDMTILCDPETLFYESPYLTLDALPPLRLQPRPRPPEDTFLMHHTLRRWEA comes from the exons ATGACGGGCTGTGGGAAGTCTGAGCTGGAATCGATGAAGGGGACAGAGGCCGTGGCGGCCCCGGGGCGACCTCCGGAACCCCGAGCTCCGGACCCGGAAGCCCCCGTGCCCGAGCCCGGTCTGGACCTGAGCCTGAGCTCCAGCCCGAGCCCTCAGCCTGCGAGCCCCGAACCGCCGAGCTGCTCCGCACCGCGGCGGAAGGGGCGGGCGGCCCGGCGGGGCGGAGCTCGCAAGGGCCGGCAG GTCCGCTTCCGCCTGGCGCCGGCCTCCCCGGGCAGGCCCGATGCCTCGAGCGAGGAGCCCGCGGCGCAGGAGCTGGGGGCGCCGGTGCAGCAGAGCAGCCTGGCCCTGGGTCTCGAGCTGCAGGCCGCGCGGGCAGCCGCCGGGGGCCAGTTCGACGCGGCCAAGGCCGTGGAGGAGCAGCTGCGAAAGTCCTTCCAGACCCGCTGCGGCCTGGAAGAGAGCGTGGCCGAGG GGTTGAACGTGCCGCGCTCCCGGCGGCTCTTCCGGGACCTGGTGAGCCTGCAGGTGCCCGAGGACCAGGTGCTACACGCCGCGCTGCGGGACAAACTGGCGCTCCTGCCGCAcgcgcgggccccgccccctAAG GAGCCCCCGGCGCCCGGGCCAGACATGACCATTCTCTGTGACCCCGAAACACTGTTTTATGAGTCCCCGTACTTGACCCTGGACGCGCTGCCTCCCCTCCGGCtgcagccccggccccggcccccagaAGACACCTTCCTCATGCATCACACTCTGCGGCGCTGGGAAGCCTAG
- the MEPCE gene encoding 7SK snRNA methylphosphate capping enzyme, whose protein sequence is MIEMAAEKEPFLVPAPPPPLKEESGGGGGPAVQPPREAASGELRGGTQRGPGRAHSAETPAAGARKQGCQAPPDVGEERRGGGGTELGPPAPPRPRNGYQPHRPPGGGGGKRRNSCNVGGGGGGFKHPAFKRRRRVNSDCDSVLPSNFLLGGNIFDPLNLNSLLDEEVSRALNAETPKSSPLPAKGRDPVEILIPKDITDPLSLNTCTDEAQVVLASPLKTGRKRHRHRGQHHQQQQAGGTDSHSAPPAAPLTPSLHGEGATQQRHRGQSRDAPQPYELNTAINCRDEVVSPLPSALQGSSGSLSAPPAASVASAPPSSSSRHRKRRRTSSKSEVGARGGGQGAKEKGRGSGGGRHHVHAPPASALKKQQCKFQYGNYCKYYGYRNPSCEDGRLRVLKPEWFRGRDVLDLGCNVGHLTLSIACKWGPSRMVGLDIDPQLIHSARQNIRHYLSEQLRLPPQTAEGNPGTESEGAASVPKRSCFPASLTASRGPIAAPQVPLDGADTSVFPHNVVFVTGNYVLDREELVDAQAPEYDVVLCLSLTKWVHLNWGDEGLKRMFRRIYRHLHPGGILVLEPQPWSSYGKRKTLTETTYKNYFRIQLKPEQFPSYLTSPEVGFSSYELVATPHNTSKGFQRPVYLFHKARSPSH, encoded by the exons ATGATCGAGATGGCGGCGGAGAAGGAGCCCTTTCTGgtgccggccccgccgccgccgctcaaAGAGGAGTCGGGCGGAGGGGGCGGCCCCGCGGTGCAGCCTCCCCGGGAGGCCGCCTCGGGCGAGCTCCGCGGCGGGACGcagcgcgggccgggccgggcgcacTCGGCCGAGACCCCGGCGGCCGGGGCCCGCAAGCAGGGCTGCCAGGCGCCGCCGGACGTGGGGGAGgagcggcggggagggggcgggacagAGTtgggcccccctgcccctccccgacCCCGCAACGGCTATCAGCCCCACCGGCCTCCGGGGGGAGGTGGAGGCAAGAGGAGAAATAGCTGTAACGTCGGGGGAGGTGGCGGAGGCTTCAAACATCCGGCCTTCAAGAGGCGCAGGCGGGTGAATTCGGACTGTGACTCGGTGTTGCCCTCCAACTTCCTCCTGGGGGGCAATATCTTTGACCCCCTGAACCTCAATAGCCTTCTGGATGAGGAAGTGAGCCGCGCGCTCAATGCAGAGACCCCTAAATCATCCCCACTTCCGGCCAAGGGGCGAGACCCAGTGGAGATCCTCATCCCCAAAGATATCACTGACCCGCTCAGTCTCAATACTTGCACTGATGAGGCCCAAGTAGTTCTGGCCTCGCCCCTCAAGACGGGTCGCAAGCGGCATAGACACCGGGGAcagcaccaccagcagcagcaggctGGAGGGACTGATAGCCACTCGGCGCCGCCCgcggcccccctcaccccctcgctGCACGGGGAGGGCGCCACGCAGCAGCGGCATAGGGGCCAGAGCCGGGATGCCCCCCAGCCCTATGAACTCAACACAGCCATCAACTGCAGGGATGAGGTCGTGTCGCCCCTTCCGTCCGCCCTGCAGGGTTCCTCAGGCTCCCTTTCGGCCCCGCCAGCCGCCTCTGTTGCCTCTGcgcccccctcttcctcctcacgACATCGCAAACGGCGCAGGACTTCCAGCAAGTCGGAggtgggggcccggggtgggggccagggcgcCAAGGAAAAGGGCCGAGGGAGTGGGGGCGGCCGCCACCACGTCCACGCGCCGCCGGCCTCCGCCTTGAAAAAACAACAGTGCAAGTTCCAGTATGGGAATTACTGCAAGTACTATGGGTACCGGAACCCCTCCTGCGAGGACGGGCGCCTGCGGGTGTTGAAGCCCGAGTGGTTTCGGGGTCGGGATGTGCTCGACCTGGGCTGCAATGTGGGCCACCTGACCCTTAGCATCGCCTGTAAGTGGGGTCCGTCCCGCATGGTGGGCCTGGATATCGACCCCCAGCTCATCCACTCGGCCCGCCAGAACATCCGACACTACCTGTCCGAGCAGCTGCGCCTGCCACCGCAGACTGCCGAGGGGAACCCCGGGACCGAGAGCGAGGGGGCTGCGTCGGTCCCAAAGAGGAGCTGCTTCCCGGCCTCCCTGACCGCCAGCCGGGGTCCCATCGCTGCGCCCCAAGTGCCCTTGGATGGAGCGGACACATCAGTCTTCCCACACAACGTTGTCTTCGTCACG GGCAACTACGTGCTGGATCGAGAGGAGCTGGTGGACGCCCAGGCCCCCGAGTACGATGTGGTGCTCTGCCTCAGCCTCACCAAGTGGGTGCACCTGAACTGGGGAGACGAGGGGCTGAAGCGCATGTTCCGCCGCATCTACCGCCACCTACACCCGGGGGGCATCCTGGTGTTGGAGCCCCAGCCTTGGTCATCGTACGGCAAGAGAAAGACCCTCACG GAAACCACCTACAAGAACTACTTCCGAATCCAGCTGAAGCCAGAGCAGTTCCCGTCCTACCTGACCTCCCCGGAAGTGGGCTTCTCCAGCTATGAGCTTGTGGCCACACCCCACAACACCTCCAAAG GCTTCCAGCGACCTGTGTACCTGTTCCACAAGGCCCGCTCCCCCAGCCACTAA